One genomic window of Actinomycetes bacterium includes the following:
- a CDS encoding wax ester/triacylglycerol synthase family O-acyltransferase — translation MADRLTPLDVSFLYFEEPTTPMHVGGVAVFREPADGFDLEQLVELISQRIAFVPRYRQRVRWVPGRLANPVWVDDEHFDVSYHVRRSALPRPGTDLQLAELVARVQSRPLDRTRPLWEMYLVEGLSDGRFAVISKTHHAMVDGIAAVDIGQVILDTTPARRHPPADTWRPAPEPSWVELVAGAVAETVRRPTAAIDAVRGGIGEVQHTLGRAVSAAGGLLAAARTAARSAPDSPLNAVIGEQRRYATATFDLDDHRRIRKAHGGTVNDVVLATVAGAMRAWLLTRGEKVSTSTTVRALVPVSVRSEGDGGQPTGNRVSSYLVDLPVGEPSPVMRLHQVSYRMQAHKDTGQAVGAEALAGLAGFSPPTLHALGARVASGLSKRWFNLVVTNVPGPQQPLYAGEARMLAAYPVVPLAKGQALSIGLTSYDGKVFYGLNADRDAMPDVDVLAQCLGDALGELLEATR, via the coding sequence ATGGCCGACCGGCTGACTCCGCTCGACGTGTCGTTCCTCTACTTCGAGGAGCCCACGACGCCGATGCACGTCGGCGGCGTGGCCGTCTTCCGGGAGCCGGCGGACGGCTTCGACCTCGAGCAGCTGGTCGAGCTGATCTCCCAGCGCATCGCGTTCGTGCCGCGCTACCGCCAGCGGGTGCGGTGGGTGCCGGGGCGGCTCGCCAACCCGGTCTGGGTCGACGACGAGCACTTCGACGTCTCCTACCACGTGCGGCGGTCCGCACTGCCGCGACCGGGCACCGACCTGCAGCTGGCCGAGCTCGTCGCGCGGGTGCAGAGCCGCCCGCTCGACCGCACCCGGCCGCTGTGGGAGATGTACCTCGTCGAGGGACTGTCCGACGGCCGGTTCGCGGTCATCAGCAAGACCCACCACGCGATGGTCGACGGCATCGCCGCGGTGGACATCGGCCAGGTCATCCTCGACACGACACCGGCGCGCCGGCACCCGCCCGCCGACACCTGGCGACCCGCTCCCGAGCCGTCGTGGGTCGAGCTGGTGGCCGGTGCGGTCGCCGAGACGGTCCGCCGTCCGACCGCGGCGATCGACGCGGTCCGCGGCGGGATCGGCGAGGTGCAGCACACCCTTGGCCGGGCGGTCTCGGCGGCCGGCGGCCTGCTCGCCGCCGCGCGCACCGCGGCGCGGTCCGCCCCGGACAGCCCGCTCAACGCGGTGATCGGCGAGCAGCGGCGCTACGCGACGGCCACGTTCGACCTCGACGACCACCGCCGCATCCGCAAGGCGCACGGGGGCACCGTCAACGACGTGGTCCTCGCCACCGTCGCCGGTGCGATGCGCGCGTGGCTGCTGACCCGAGGTGAGAAGGTCTCCACGTCGACCACGGTCCGCGCCCTGGTGCCGGTCAGCGTGCGCAGCGAGGGCGACGGCGGGCAGCCCACCGGCAACCGCGTCTCGAGCTACCTGGTCGACCTCCCGGTGGGGGAGCCGAGCCCGGTCATGCGGCTGCACCAGGTCTCCTACCGGATGCAGGCGCACAAGGACACCGGCCAGGCGGTCGGCGCCGAGGCGCTGGCGGGGCTGGCCGGCTTCTCCCCGCCGACCCTGCACGCCCTCGGCGCCCGGGTGGCGAGCGGGCTGTCCAAGCGCTGGTTCAACCTGGTGGTCACCAACGTGCCCGGCCCCCAGCAGCCGCTCTACGCCGGCGAGGCGCGGATGCTCGCCGCCTACCCGGTCGTCCCGCTGGCCAAGGGGCAGGCCCTGAGCATCGGCCTGACGTCGTACGACGGGAAGGTGTTCTACGGCCTCAACGCCGACCGCGACGCGATGCCCGACGTCGACGTGCTCGCGCAGTGCCTCGGCGACGCGCTCGGCGAGCTGCTGGAGGCGACCCGCTGA